Proteins encoded by one window of Pseudomonas sp. LS44:
- the lspA gene encoding signal peptidase II, translating to MLEASRFGRLAWLWLSVLVFVLDQASKLYFEGALSLYQQIVVIPDYFSWTLAYNTGAAFSFLADSSGWQRWLFALIAIVVSGVLVVWLKRLKADETWLAIALALVLGGALGNLFDRIAYGHVIDFILVHWRHQYYFPAFNLADSAITVGAVMLALDMFKTKKSGEPVHD from the coding sequence ATGCTTGAGGCGAGCCGCTTCGGCCGACTGGCCTGGCTGTGGCTGAGCGTCCTGGTGTTCGTGCTTGACCAGGCCAGCAAGCTGTATTTCGAAGGCGCGCTGAGCCTGTACCAGCAAATCGTGGTCATCCCTGACTACTTCAGCTGGACCCTGGCGTATAACACCGGCGCTGCATTCAGCTTCTTGGCCGACAGTTCGGGCTGGCAGCGCTGGCTGTTCGCCCTGATCGCCATTGTGGTCAGTGGGGTGCTGGTGGTCTGGCTCAAGCGCCTGAAAGCCGACGAGACCTGGCTAGCCATTGCCCTAGCGTTGGTGCTCGGTGGCGCGTTGGGTAATCTGTTCGACCGCATCGCCTATGGGCATGTCATCGACTTCATCCTGGTGCACTGGCGCCATCAGTATTACTTCCCGGCATTCAATTTGGCCGATAGCGCCATCACTGTTGGTGCGGTGATGCTGGCGCTGGATATGTTCAAGACCAAGAAATCCGGAGAACCCGTTCATGACTGA
- a CDS encoding peptidylprolyl isomerase, with product MTELRIGPDKEVTLHFALSLESGDVVDSTFEKQPATFKVGDGNLLPGFEHALFGLKAGDKRTLQVEPENAFGQPNPQNIQVMPRSQFQDMELSEGLLVIFNDAANAELPGMVKSFDDAQVTVDFNHPLAGKTLSFEVQIIDVKAA from the coding sequence ATGACTGAGCTGCGTATCGGTCCGGACAAGGAAGTCACCTTGCATTTCGCCCTTAGCCTGGAGTCGGGTGATGTGGTGGATAGCACCTTTGAAAAACAGCCAGCCACTTTCAAAGTCGGTGATGGCAATCTCTTACCCGGCTTTGAGCACGCCTTGTTCGGGCTCAAGGCCGGCGACAAGCGCACGTTGCAGGTCGAGCCGGAGAATGCGTTCGGCCAACCCAATCCGCAGAACATCCAGGTGATGCCGCGCAGCCAGTTCCAAGATATGGAGCTGTCGGAAGGCTTGCTGGTGATTTTCAATGATGCGGCAAATGCCGAGCTGCCCGGCATGGTCAAGTCGTTCGACGACGCCCAGGTGACCGTCGACTTTAATCATCCGCTGGCCGGCAAGACGTTGAGCTTTGAAGTGCAGATCATCGACGTCAAAGCGGCCTGA
- the ispH gene encoding 4-hydroxy-3-methylbut-2-enyl diphosphate reductase produces MQIKLANPRGFCAGVDRAIEIVNRALEVFGPPIYVRHEVVHNKFVVEDLRARGAVFVEELDQVPDNVIVIFSAHGVSQAVRKEAETRGLKVFDATCPLVTKVHMEVARYSRDGRECILIGHEGHPEVEGTMGQYDTRNGGAIYLVEDEEDVERLQVRNPESLAFVTQTTLSMDDTSRVIDALRSKFPSIGGPRKDDICYATQNRQDAVKQLASECDLVLVVGSPNSSNSNRLRELAERIGTPAYLIDGADDLQRVWFDAAARIGITAGASAPEVLVRGVVERLREWGAVGAEELDGRPENVTFSMPKELRVKAI; encoded by the coding sequence ATGCAAATCAAACTCGCCAACCCCCGCGGCTTCTGCGCCGGCGTCGATCGCGCGATCGAAATCGTCAACCGCGCGCTGGAAGTCTTCGGTCCGCCGATCTATGTGCGCCATGAAGTGGTACACAACAAATTTGTGGTCGAGGATCTACGTGCCCGCGGGGCGGTTTTCGTTGAAGAGCTGGATCAGGTGCCGGACAACGTCATCGTCATCTTTAGCGCCCACGGTGTTTCCCAGGCCGTGCGCAAAGAGGCGGAAACCCGTGGTTTGAAGGTGTTCGACGCGACCTGTCCGCTGGTGACCAAGGTACACATGGAAGTCGCGCGCTACAGCCGCGACGGTCGTGAGTGCATCCTTATCGGCCATGAAGGCCATCCCGAGGTCGAGGGCACCATGGGCCAGTACGATACCCGCAATGGCGGGGCGATCTATCTGGTGGAAGACGAGGAGGACGTTGAGCGCTTGCAAGTGCGCAATCCCGAATCACTGGCCTTCGTCACTCAGACGACGCTATCGATGGACGACACCAGTCGGGTGATCGATGCCTTGCGCAGCAAGTTCCCCAGCATCGGTGGTCCGCGCAAGGACGACATTTGCTACGCCACCCAGAACCGCCAGGATGCGGTCAAGCAGCTGGCCAGTGAGTGCGACTTGGTGCTCGTGGTCGGCAGTCCCAACAGCTCCAACTCCAACCGTCTGCGAGAACTCGCCGAACGCATCGGCACTCCGGCCTACTTGATCGACGGTGCCGATGACCTGCAGCGTGTGTGGTTCGACGCCGCCGCTCGCATTGGTATCACTGCAGGCGCTTCCGCGCCGGAAGTGCTGGTGCGTGGTGTGGTCGAGCGGCTGCGTGAATGGGGGGCTGTTGGCGCGGAAGAGCTAGATGGGCGGCCGGAGAATGTGACGTTCTCGATGCCGAAGGAGTTGCGGGTGAAGGCGATTTAA
- a CDS encoding type IV pilin protein, producing MTIKPNSTRGFTLIEMMITVAIIGILAAIAYPSYQEYVLRGNRTEGQALLNDAAARQERYYAQNNTYADTTAKLGYSSANSANTLYVLSISNASATAYTLTATAQRTDSKCGNLSLNQAGTKGETGSGSATDCWK from the coding sequence ATGACTATAAAGCCAAATTCCACACGCGGTTTTACCTTGATCGAAATGATGATCACGGTCGCGATAATCGGCATCTTGGCCGCCATTGCCTACCCCAGTTATCAGGAGTACGTATTGCGTGGTAACCGCACCGAAGGCCAAGCATTGCTTAACGATGCAGCCGCCAGACAAGAGCGCTATTACGCACAAAACAATACCTATGCGGATACCACTGCAAAGCTCGGCTATAGCAGCGCTAACTCTGCCAACACCCTCTATGTACTGAGCATCAGCAATGCATCCGCCACCGCATACACATTAACGGCAACCGCCCAGAGAACAGATAGTAAATGCGGCAATCTCAGTTTGAATCAGGCGGGTACAAAAGGCGAAACGGGCAGCGGATCAGCCACTGACTGCTGGAAGTAG
- a CDS encoding pilus assembly protein, whose product MRTLGFYGKTTQSLLVSALLMSAMAPADATQLNPANAPLILTPSVAPNLILTLDNSGSMRLAYAPDTIGNTFASRRAKSNTFNPMYYDPAVTYKLPLKIAANGSEAATPYSTSFTAAQNNGFLANTTTGTLNLETSYKVSWDSAWETALPSTYVNTTDYGPSLSNTRLAANPEPDFYFTTTVTNTQSNGSTSTPYTVNNVVFTVRRDSSTGTACTAVITTPLNNQTVTCSRNTNNNVYTITTNDRRKPAAGVPAYYYVYDTSQTNCTSVISNRINDDNCYKLVNVSATSGQVRADDLLAGTDERLNFSRWYSFYRTRALATLSAANLAFDTLDPNVRLTWQNLGGTSGSSSCIILDSSGSSSSCSNIANYLRKFTAQHRGNFFSWLTSFKFDQYTPLRAAVQRAGEFTRTDNAWAENPHPLNTTTGATGATVTGTQYACRANYHILMTDGRWNENPVSFPSPSGTFMHDGANADLPGSIDYGQQRPFADATTQTLADLAFHYWASDARALANTVKAYIPVTDTNATTQFWNPKNDPATWQHLSTFTIGLGLTESLQQPGLAWSGDTFGGAGYNALVNGTAWPPASDDSANNVYDLWHAAINSRGKFFSADNPSSIITAFAEILARINGGVASAGAPGVTASVVNDVLTRDVYETQLDSDDWSGNLSKYTISASGTRTAAWNVRARIANQTASNRTIKMFSSTASSKLTNFTWDNLSPTQQALLNINNDSTATPNTDSNGAARLLYIRGDQSNEGTAAGQFRERSSVLGDIINSAPVIVATPKYVSYLADSIEGLSATDANNYSAFKTAQRADGANPPRTPMVYVGANDGMLHGFNANTGDEVFAFVPTAVLKNLYRLPAQNYAANHRFFVDGTPVVNDVFFGGAWHTVLIGTLRAGGRSLFALDITNPTAITLLWERSFDDTTPAADLTNLGYTFPQPVIARLHTGKWAVVTGNGYGNQAGSTVDKASLMIFDIQTGALQRELVVPGNTALPNGLSSVKLADNNSDGIADYAYAGDLQGNMWRFDLVTTSATPAAPDPFLKSAIGTINANTFAISYGGSPLYTAYDGRASGTATTQAISAPPSLVRHPSGIGYLVIFGTGKYFETADGTADTARAFTLYGIWDRQTKGQITAARSTPLNRSNLQAQRITEQPANAFASNNAVDGIRLISQDPFEWYTAGRTTTTDNDVNKWGWLLDFKVTTGSNAGEMLINPMATRGQTLLLNTITPNPDPCSEGVGSWQYGIDPYTGGRTKFNVFDLDNSKTIGSGDSVLSSGVDTVVSSYKKKGSGGFTTNNGEIFTSPDGVGMKYSGGPNSSGRQSWRVIE is encoded by the coding sequence ATGAGAACTCTAGGTTTTTACGGGAAAACTACGCAAAGTTTGCTGGTCTCCGCCCTGCTCATGAGCGCGATGGCGCCTGCTGATGCGACCCAATTAAACCCAGCCAATGCGCCACTGATCCTAACCCCCAGTGTGGCCCCCAACCTCATATTGACCCTTGATAACTCCGGTAGCATGCGGCTTGCATACGCGCCCGACACAATCGGCAATACCTTTGCCAGTCGCAGAGCAAAATCCAATACATTCAACCCCATGTACTACGACCCGGCAGTAACCTACAAGTTACCGCTCAAGATCGCCGCCAACGGCAGTGAGGCAGCCACGCCTTACAGTACAAGCTTTACCGCTGCCCAAAACAATGGCTTCCTTGCCAACACTACTACCGGCACTCTCAACTTGGAAACCAGCTACAAGGTGAGCTGGGATTCCGCTTGGGAAACCGCTCTTCCGAGCACCTACGTCAACACTACTGATTACGGCCCCAGCCTTTCAAATACAAGGCTAGCTGCGAATCCGGAACCAGACTTTTACTTCACTACAACGGTAACCAACACCCAAAGCAACGGCAGCACTTCCACACCCTACACAGTTAACAATGTTGTCTTTACTGTTAGACGCGACAGTAGCACTGGCACCGCATGCACGGCGGTAATAACCACCCCGCTCAACAACCAAACAGTGACTTGCTCAAGAAACACCAACAACAACGTCTACACCATCACCACTAACGACAGGCGCAAACCGGCGGCGGGGGTTCCGGCTTATTATTATGTTTATGACACTAGCCAAACTAACTGCACATCCGTTATTTCCAACAGAATAAACGACGACAACTGTTACAAATTGGTTAACGTCAGTGCCACCTCCGGCCAAGTACGCGCCGACGACCTCCTAGCCGGCACTGATGAGCGGCTAAACTTTTCCCGCTGGTACTCCTTTTATCGCACCCGCGCACTGGCCACGCTCAGCGCCGCCAACCTGGCCTTCGACACGCTGGACCCCAATGTACGCTTAACCTGGCAAAACCTTGGCGGTACATCAGGCTCTAGTTCTTGCATCATTCTTGACTCATCTGGTTCTAGTTCTAGCTGCAGTAACATTGCCAACTATTTGCGTAAATTTACCGCTCAGCATCGCGGCAACTTTTTTAGCTGGTTAACTAGTTTTAAATTTGATCAATACACGCCCTTGCGCGCCGCCGTGCAGCGCGCCGGTGAGTTTACTCGCACAGACAATGCCTGGGCAGAAAACCCGCATCCGCTAAATACCACCACCGGCGCCACCGGCGCCACAGTGACAGGCACCCAATATGCCTGCCGCGCTAACTACCACATATTGATGACGGACGGTAGATGGAACGAAAACCCCGTGTCGTTCCCATCCCCCAGCGGCACCTTCATGCACGATGGCGCCAACGCAGACCTTCCCGGCAGCATCGATTACGGCCAACAACGTCCGTTCGCTGACGCCACTACCCAGACCCTTGCCGACCTCGCCTTCCACTACTGGGCAAGCGATGCCAGAGCACTGGCTAACACGGTAAAAGCCTATATACCCGTGACAGATACAAATGCGACTACTCAATTTTGGAACCCGAAAAACGACCCGGCCACCTGGCAACACCTGAGCACCTTCACCATCGGCCTCGGCCTGACCGAATCACTGCAACAACCCGGCCTGGCCTGGAGCGGAGACACCTTCGGCGGCGCAGGTTACAACGCGCTAGTAAACGGCACCGCCTGGCCGCCAGCATCAGACGACAGCGCTAACAACGTTTACGATCTCTGGCATGCGGCGATTAACTCGCGCGGCAAGTTTTTCAGTGCCGACAACCCCTCCAGCATCATCACCGCCTTTGCCGAAATTCTTGCCCGCATCAACGGCGGGGTCGCCTCCGCCGGCGCCCCCGGGGTCACCGCCTCGGTAGTCAACGACGTACTGACCCGTGATGTCTATGAGACCCAACTCGACAGCGATGACTGGAGCGGTAACCTCTCCAAGTACACCATTAGCGCGAGCGGAACCCGCACTGCAGCCTGGAACGTCAGAGCCCGAATCGCCAATCAAACTGCGTCGAACCGCACGATAAAGATGTTCAGCAGTACGGCCAGCAGCAAGCTCACGAACTTCACCTGGGACAACCTCAGCCCCACCCAACAGGCCCTGCTCAATATCAATAATGACAGTACGGCTACGCCGAACACCGACAGCAATGGTGCAGCGCGGTTGCTTTATATCCGCGGCGATCAAAGTAACGAAGGCACTGCAGCCGGTCAGTTCCGCGAACGCAGCAGCGTGCTCGGTGACATCATCAACTCCGCACCAGTCATCGTTGCCACGCCTAAATACGTGAGCTATCTGGCGGACAGTATCGAAGGCCTCTCCGCTACCGATGCCAACAATTACAGCGCATTCAAAACCGCTCAACGCGCTGATGGAGCCAACCCACCCCGCACACCAATGGTCTATGTCGGTGCCAATGACGGCATGCTGCATGGTTTTAACGCCAATACCGGCGACGAAGTGTTCGCGTTCGTGCCTACTGCGGTGTTAAAAAATCTCTACCGACTGCCCGCGCAAAATTACGCTGCCAATCACCGTTTTTTTGTGGACGGCACCCCGGTCGTGAATGATGTTTTCTTTGGTGGCGCCTGGCACACCGTGCTGATCGGCACACTGCGCGCGGGAGGCCGCTCGCTGTTTGCCCTAGACATCACCAACCCCACGGCAATCACACTGCTCTGGGAGCGCAGCTTTGATGACACTACCCCCGCGGCCGATCTGACCAATCTTGGCTACACCTTTCCACAACCGGTTATAGCCAGACTGCATACTGGCAAATGGGCCGTGGTAACGGGAAACGGTTACGGCAACCAAGCCGGCTCTACTGTAGATAAAGCATCCCTAATGATTTTTGACATTCAAACTGGCGCCCTTCAGAGAGAGCTGGTCGTGCCCGGCAACACCGCTCTGCCGAACGGGCTATCCAGCGTCAAACTGGCTGATAACAACAGTGACGGCATCGCTGATTATGCTTATGCCGGCGACCTGCAAGGCAATATGTGGCGTTTTGACTTGGTAACGACTAGCGCCACCCCCGCAGCCCCAGACCCTTTCCTGAAAAGCGCGATCGGCACTATCAATGCCAACACCTTTGCTATCTCCTACGGTGGCAGCCCGCTGTACACCGCCTACGATGGTCGTGCCTCCGGTACTGCCACCACACAAGCCATCAGTGCCCCGCCGTCCCTGGTTCGCCACCCTAGCGGGATAGGTTATTTAGTGATTTTCGGCACCGGCAAGTACTTTGAAACCGCCGACGGCACCGCAGACACGGCCAGGGCCTTTACTCTCTATGGCATATGGGATCGACAAACCAAAGGCCAAATCACCGCAGCTCGGAGCACTCCACTAAATAGATCCAATCTCCAAGCACAGAGGATTACCGAGCAACCAGCCAACGCCTTTGCCAGCAATAATGCCGTAGACGGCATTCGCCTGATCAGTCAGGACCCATTCGAGTGGTACACGGCAGGCAGGACGACCACTACCGACAATGATGTGAACAAGTGGGGCTGGTTGCTCGACTTCAAGGTAACAACAGGGAGTAACGCTGGAGAAATGCTGATTAACCCGATGGCAACCCGCGGCCAAACCCTGCTACTAAACACTATTACACCCAACCCCGACCCTTGCTCGGAAGGCGTGGGTTCTTGGCAGTACGGCATAGACCCCTACACAGGCGGACGCACAAAATTCAACGTATTTGACCTTGATAACAGTAAAACAATCGGGTCTGGAGATAGCGTATTGAGTAGTGGTGTAGACACCGTAGTTAGCAGCTACAAGAAGAAAGGGTCGGGCGGCTTTACTACCAACAATGGAGAGATATTTACCTCTCCAGATGGAGTGGGCATGAAATACAGTGGCGGCCCAAACTCTTCAGGCCGACAAAGCTGGCGTGTGATCGAATAA
- a CDS encoding PilX N-terminal domain-containing pilus assembly protein, whose amino-acid sequence MSTKPLNKHLSPYKKQQGASLFIALIILLVVTLLALSSAREVTLESRITGNYIEQQRLANSAESGLRDGEASVVASITPLEPTSSCAAVDANAQPPCLLNLINNAYTYTLQFATAGKYRPYHPKNGTQANSNTTINWYAMPAPSGGGDGEAENPEYGSMLGATGTFRYEVNSQAVNNSTSNVHNLRSTTAKLFDNGN is encoded by the coding sequence ATGAGTACAAAGCCTCTTAACAAGCACTTAAGCCCCTATAAAAAACAACAAGGCGCCTCGCTATTTATCGCTCTGATAATTTTATTGGTAGTCACCCTGCTTGCACTCTCCAGCGCCCGTGAAGTCACCCTGGAGTCGCGCATTACCGGGAACTATATCGAGCAACAGCGACTTGCCAACAGCGCCGAATCAGGCCTTCGCGACGGCGAAGCCAGTGTGGTCGCCTCAATTACACCGCTGGAACCAACAAGCAGTTGCGCTGCGGTCGATGCCAACGCACAGCCGCCCTGCCTGCTCAACTTAATAAATAACGCTTACACCTATACCCTACAGTTCGCCACTGCCGGCAAATACCGCCCTTACCACCCCAAGAACGGCACCCAAGCGAACAGCAATACCACCATCAACTGGTATGCCATGCCGGCGCCCTCCGGAGGGGGGGATGGCGAGGCAGAAAACCCAGAGTACGGCTCCATGCTCGGAGCAACTGGCACCTTTCGCTATGAAGTCAACAGCCAGGCAGTCAACAACTCGACCAGCAATGTTCACAATCTGCGCTCGACCACCGCAAAACTTTTCGATAACGGAAACTAA
- a CDS encoding PilW family protein, with protein sequence MNNYKSQFGLSLIELMVAMAISSFLIIGVTQIYIDNKKSYSFQQNLAENQEGSRFASLFLQQELGRAGYRRRPDESIEGAFPAATVSGCTFSAGETVKRDSANSICIRYQPKDATDRDCLGNTVTTAANFTTPYTKATEIFSEKLSINSANELTCTRGSTTAALISGVLDLRFEYGVGSATTPQAINSYIKTSPGTNQPVLAIRYTILLRSSSINLREAVSIDTALLNWKDLTGATAAEVTAMKALDSGQIYQVSQNTVMLRNRMP encoded by the coding sequence ATGAACAACTACAAAAGCCAATTCGGACTATCCCTGATAGAGCTCATGGTCGCGATGGCCATCAGCAGCTTCTTGATTATTGGCGTCACCCAAATTTACATCGACAACAAGAAAAGCTACTCATTTCAGCAAAATCTAGCCGAGAACCAAGAAGGCAGCCGTTTTGCATCGTTATTTCTACAGCAAGAATTGGGCAGAGCCGGTTATCGCCGGCGGCCAGACGAATCCATAGAGGGTGCATTCCCGGCCGCGACTGTTTCAGGATGCACATTCTCGGCAGGGGAAACAGTAAAGCGCGATAGTGCAAACTCAATATGCATTCGCTACCAGCCTAAAGACGCTACAGACCGGGACTGTCTGGGCAACACCGTAACGACCGCCGCAAACTTCACAACCCCCTACACCAAGGCCACTGAAATATTTTCTGAAAAACTATCCATTAATAGCGCTAACGAGCTGACCTGTACTCGTGGCAGCACTACCGCAGCACTAATTAGTGGCGTACTTGACTTGCGCTTTGAGTACGGCGTAGGCAGCGCCACGACCCCCCAGGCAATAAATAGCTATATCAAAACCTCCCCAGGCACAAATCAACCTGTCCTAGCTATTCGCTACACAATCCTGCTGCGCAGCAGCAGTATTAATTTACGCGAGGCCGTAAGCATTGATACCGCACTACTGAATTGGAAAGACCTTACCGGCGCAACCGCTGCAGAGGTTACCGCTATGAAAGCTCTCGACAGCGGCCAAATTTATCAAGTATCGCAAAACACGGTAATGTTAAGGAATCGTATGCCATGA
- the pilV gene encoding type IV pilus modification protein PilV — protein MKSTQGFSMVEVLITLLLVSIGVLGMVAMQSRTIQYTQDSIQRNAAAALANDLLELIRAQPAGLPASSGFYKAAAVAFPAVPTAGCGGTPQSPQEQLACWAQKAGKLLPGVTTSLLTSDFYVCRTTSPGTCSANAGSAVEIQLAWKVKAGDCMDSSNSNDSTSTTCHYRLRSDI, from the coding sequence ATGAAAAGCACTCAAGGCTTTAGCATGGTCGAGGTTTTAATCACCTTACTTCTGGTCAGCATTGGCGTTCTCGGCATGGTGGCCATGCAGAGCCGAACTATTCAGTACACCCAGGATTCCATCCAGCGCAACGCCGCCGCCGCATTGGCAAATGACCTACTTGAATTAATCCGCGCCCAACCCGCAGGGCTTCCAGCCTCATCCGGGTTCTACAAGGCGGCAGCCGTAGCCTTCCCCGCGGTGCCAACTGCCGGCTGCGGCGGCACTCCACAATCCCCCCAAGAGCAACTCGCCTGTTGGGCGCAAAAGGCTGGCAAGCTCCTACCCGGCGTCACAACCAGCCTGCTAACCAGCGACTTTTATGTTTGCCGCACAACAAGCCCTGGCACCTGCTCAGCAAACGCGGGCTCAGCAGTAGAGATTCAGCTGGCCTGGAAGGTAAAGGCGGGCGACTGCATGGACAGCAGCAACTCGAACGACAGTACTAGCACCACTTGCCACTACCGTTTGCGTTCAGATATTTAG
- a CDS encoding GspH/FimT family pseudopilin: MDGFTLIELMITIVLLAIFAAIAVPSFTSFINNNRVQSASNELSSLLQFARSTAVQNNTTYILCLNSGTWIVKKGNACTSTIELRSLETPTGINIAASSSAMPMTFNSNGTTSNSPSIIICNGTDAAAGYKIKVNNSGHIRVSNKGMDETGASLTSCTP, encoded by the coding sequence ATGGATGGTTTCACCCTGATAGAACTGATGATAACCATCGTTCTGTTGGCAATTTTTGCGGCCATTGCCGTACCCAGCTTCACCAGCTTTATCAATAACAACAGAGTGCAAAGCGCCAGTAACGAACTGTCCAGCTTGCTGCAATTCGCTCGCAGCACAGCAGTGCAAAACAACACGACTTATATCCTTTGCTTAAACAGCGGGACCTGGATAGTTAAAAAAGGCAACGCCTGCACCTCCACCATCGAACTGCGTAGCTTAGAAACACCAACCGGCATCAATATTGCCGCGAGCAGTAGCGCCATGCCGATGACGTTCAACTCCAACGGTACGACCAGCAACAGCCCAAGTATCATCATCTGCAACGGTACAGACGCCGCAGCTGGTTACAAGATAAAGGTTAATAACAGCGGTCACATTCGTGTTTCGAATAAAGGCATGGACGAAACCGGCGCATCACTAACTTCTTGCACACCGTGA
- a CDS encoding GspH/FimT family pseudopilin, with the protein MLPKPHKAFSLIELLCALTLLSLFISITLPNFSRWIELNRTQSLHNLLYTQLYQARTSSVLHNRDVEVCGSSNGQDCDDSWQSGWLLRYCDTGQLITQHRLSAQDHLRWAGFTPRIRFHENGTAPLGNGRFYLCDRNDQVILQVVLNRQGRLRRVNGLETTQDIGTTCL; encoded by the coding sequence ATGCTACCCAAGCCCCATAAGGCATTCAGCCTTATCGAACTACTCTGCGCTCTAACGCTACTTTCACTGTTCATATCCATAACCCTGCCAAACTTCAGCCGGTGGATCGAACTCAACCGCACCCAAAGCCTACATAACCTGCTTTACACCCAGCTTTATCAAGCCCGGACCAGCAGCGTGCTGCACAACCGCGATGTCGAAGTTTGCGGCTCCAGCAACGGCCAGGACTGTGACGATAGCTGGCAATCCGGCTGGCTATTGCGTTATTGCGACACCGGCCAGCTCATTACCCAACACAGGCTTTCCGCGCAAGATCATCTGCGCTGGGCAGGGTTCACCCCTCGCATCCGCTTCCACGAAAACGGCACAGCGCCCTTGGGTAATGGCCGATTCTATCTATGTGATCGAAATGACCAGGTCATTTTGCAGGTCGTGCTCAATCGTCAGGGCCGACTGAGACGGGTGAATGGCTTGGAGACCACACAAGATATAGGGACGACATGCTTGTGA
- the thiO gene encoding glycine oxidase ThiO has protein sequence MVVGGGAIGLLSAFLLASQGQSVVLLERQLAGQEASWAGGGIVSPLYPWRYSQAVTALAHWSQDFYPQLGAQLMAETGVDPEVYVTGLYWLDLDDEAEALAWARREGRPLVAVGIEEAYRAVPVLGTGFTRAVHMAGVANVRNPRLTRALREALLRMPNVTLHEHCAVSGFIRDGQRVVGVHTEAGEIRAERVVVAAGAWSGELLAGLGVELPVEPVKGQMILFKCAEDFLPSMVLAKGRYAIPRRDGHVLVGSTLEHAGFDKTPTEVALASLKASAVELLPALAGAEVVKHWAGLRPGSPEGIPFIGPVPGYDGLWLNCGHYRNGLVLAPASCRLLADLMLGRETIIEPAPYAPAGRLG, from the coding sequence TTGGTCGTGGGCGGCGGTGCTATTGGCCTGTTGAGTGCTTTTCTGCTGGCGTCGCAGGGACAGTCGGTAGTTTTGTTGGAGCGCCAGTTAGCCGGCCAAGAGGCCTCCTGGGCCGGTGGCGGAATCGTCTCGCCGTTGTATCCGTGGCGCTATAGCCAGGCGGTGACAGCGTTGGCGCATTGGTCGCAGGATTTCTATCCGCAGTTAGGCGCGCAATTGATGGCGGAGACCGGGGTCGATCCGGAGGTGTATGTCACCGGGTTGTATTGGCTGGATCTGGATGACGAGGCCGAGGCGCTGGCTTGGGCGCGGCGTGAGGGGCGGCCGTTGGTGGCGGTGGGGATCGAGGAGGCGTATCGCGCGGTGCCGGTGCTGGGGACGGGCTTTACACGGGCGGTGCATATGGCCGGGGTGGCCAACGTGCGCAATCCGCGCTTGACCCGGGCGCTGCGTGAGGCGCTGTTGCGCATGCCCAACGTGACGCTGCATGAGCATTGCGCGGTGAGTGGTTTTATTCGCGACGGGCAGCGCGTCGTTGGCGTGCATACCGAGGCTGGTGAGATTCGTGCGGAGCGGGTAGTGGTCGCGGCGGGGGCCTGGAGTGGCGAGTTGCTGGCGGGGCTGGGGGTCGAGTTGCCGGTCGAGCCGGTGAAAGGGCAGATGATCCTCTTTAAATGCGCCGAAGATTTCCTGCCGAGCATGGTGCTGGCCAAGGGGCGTTATGCGATCCCGCGCAGGGATGGCCATGTTCTGGTCGGTAGCACCTTGGAGCATGCTGGGTTCGACAAGACCCCGACCGAGGTGGCGCTGGCCAGCTTGAAGGCTTCGGCTGTCGAGCTGTTGCCGGCGCTGGCCGGGGCCGAGGTGGTAAAGCATTGGGCGGGGCTGCGTCCGGGCTCGCCGGAGGGCATTCCCTTTATCGGGCCGGTGCCCGGGTATGACGGGCTGTGGCTGAACTGCGGGCATTACCGTAACGGGTTGGTCTTGGCGCCGGCGTCCTGCCGCTTGCTGGCGGACTTGATGCTGGGGCGCGAGACGATCATCGAGCCGGCGCCCTATGCACCAGCGGGGCGGCTGGGCTAG